One window of the Terriglobia bacterium genome contains the following:
- a CDS encoding DinB family protein, protein MNYYGPKELAESFRTVRKNTMTIAQEIPAEKYGFRPAPNTRSVAELLAHISLAYSFQYQVHAQEHRTSIEGFDFPTLMQRLTAEEKLPRSKDQVLEMLRSSGEKWAGWLEGLTDSFLAERVEMRQGMTPPFKSRFEMVISVKEHEMHHRGQLMLIERMVGLVPHLTREMQARLAASAGQRS, encoded by the coding sequence GTGAATTACTATGGACCCAAGGAGTTAGCCGAGAGTTTTCGCACCGTCCGAAAGAACACGATGACCATTGCCCAGGAAATTCCAGCAGAAAAATATGGTTTTCGACCTGCCCCCAACACGCGCAGTGTCGCTGAGTTGTTGGCGCACATTTCGCTGGCATACAGTTTTCAGTACCAGGTTCACGCCCAGGAACACCGAACCTCGATTGAGGGATTTGACTTTCCAACGCTCATGCAGCGGTTGACGGCCGAAGAGAAGCTGCCGCGGAGCAAGGACCAGGTGCTTGAGATGCTCCGCAGTTCCGGCGAGAAATGGGCGGGTTGGCTCGAAGGACTGACGGACAGTTTCCTGGCCGAGCGTGTGGAGATGCGTCAGGGAATGACGCCTCCGTTCAAGAGCCGCTTCGAGATGGTTATTTCGGTCAAGGAACATGAAATGCACCACCGCGGGCAACTGATGCTGATCGAGCGGATGGTGGGCCTCGTGCCACATCTCACGCGCGAGATGCAGGCCCGGTTGGCTGCCTCGGCAGGACAGAGAAGCTGA
- a CDS encoding RidA family protein, which produces MSVYERLKEMNITLPPLSAPVAAFVPFVQVGNLLFLSGHIAKKDGKPWSGKVGSEIAVAQGQQAARAVAIDLLGTLHAAAGDLNRIRRIVKLMVLVNSAPTFTEQHLVANGASELIGEVFGERGAHARSAFGASQIPFGACVEIEMIAEVR; this is translated from the coding sequence ATGTCCGTTTACGAGAGGCTGAAGGAGATGAATATTACACTTCCTCCGCTTTCAGCGCCTGTGGCCGCTTTTGTGCCGTTTGTCCAAGTCGGGAATCTTCTGTTCCTTTCCGGCCATATCGCCAAGAAGGACGGAAAACCGTGGAGTGGAAAGGTGGGTTCGGAAATTGCGGTGGCGCAGGGACAGCAGGCCGCCCGCGCCGTTGCGATCGATCTTCTGGGCACTCTGCACGCCGCCGCTGGAGATCTGAATCGCATCCGGCGAATTGTCAAGCTGATGGTCCTGGTGAATAGCGCCCCCACTTTCACGGAACAGCACCTGGTGGCCAACGGGGCGTCCGAATTGATTGGAGAAGTTTTCGGAGAAAGGGGCGCCCATGCCCGAAGCGCGTTCGGCGCTTCACAAATTCCCTTCGGCGCCTGCGTCGAGATCGAGATGATCGCCGAAGTCAGGTAA
- a CDS encoding threonine/serine dehydratase has protein sequence MNPSTIEPDEIRSVNQLIRPHVRRTPSMEVSGAELGLGPHPLVLKLELFQHTGSFKVRGAFTNLLRREVPRAGVVAASGGNHGVAVAYAAMKLGKPAKIFVPEVAAPSKQQRIRDFGADLVVTGERYADALAASEAWVKSSGALAIHAYDQRETLLGQGTLGLEFQQQDPRLDSLLVAVGGGGLIGGIAAWYAGSIKLIAVEPEQAPTLDWALRAGCPVDAPAGGIAADSLAPKRVGELMFPIAQKYVERVVLVSDESIKQAQQTLWDHLRIVAEPGGAAALAALLSGQYAPEPRERVGVVICGGNTEAVRFPSPAADR, from the coding sequence ATGAACCCATCGACGATAGAGCCGGATGAAATCCGCAGCGTGAACCAGCTGATTCGACCGCATGTCCGCCGTACACCGTCGATGGAGGTTTCGGGAGCGGAACTCGGTTTGGGGCCCCATCCACTGGTTCTAAAGCTCGAGCTGTTTCAGCACACCGGATCCTTCAAGGTGCGCGGGGCCTTTACCAACCTGTTGCGGCGCGAGGTCCCCCGGGCCGGAGTCGTCGCCGCCTCGGGGGGAAATCATGGGGTGGCCGTGGCCTACGCCGCCATGAAACTCGGCAAGCCGGCCAAGATCTTTGTGCCCGAAGTCGCGGCACCCTCAAAACAACAGCGCATTCGGGACTTCGGGGCCGATCTGGTGGTGACCGGGGAGCGTTATGCCGATGCGCTGGCCGCCAGTGAAGCGTGGGTAAAGAGCTCAGGTGCCCTGGCCATCCACGCCTATGACCAGCGCGAAACTTTGCTGGGACAGGGCACGCTCGGGCTGGAATTCCAGCAGCAGGATCCCCGGCTCGATTCGTTGCTTGTGGCGGTCGGGGGCGGCGGATTGATCGGCGGAATCGCTGCATGGTATGCCGGGAGCATCAAGCTGATTGCGGTGGAACCGGAGCAAGCGCCCACCCTGGACTGGGCCCTCAGGGCGGGCTGCCCGGTGGATGCCCCGGCCGGGGGCATCGCCGCTGACTCGCTCGCCCCGAAACGAGTCGGCGAACTGATGTTCCCGATCGCGCAGAAGTACGTTGAACGCGTCGTGCTTGTCTCCGATGAATCCATCAAGCAGGCGCAGCAGACGCTCTGGGATCATTTGAGGATCGTCGCGGAACCCGGCGGCGCCGCGGCACTCGCGGCGCTTCTGTCCGGTCAATATGCGCCTGAACCCCGAGAACGGGTCGGAGTGGTCATTTGCGGCGGTAACACGGAGGCCGTTCGATTTCCATCGCCTGCGGCGGACCGCTGA
- a CDS encoding ADOP family duplicated permease gives MRLEHWLYTVPLRLRSLFRRRQVEQELEDEFRYHIELKTEEYLSRGLSPEEARHAALRAMGGLEQRKEECRDTRRVRYLEELVVDFRYAGRSLRHSPAFALTTILTLAVGVIGTALVITTYNALALRPLPVKDPNGLVLLKREFRKGGSGEAFSNAEFRHLSEHNSVFEGVVAEAEYDTVLAQLPDLDQAIHGGPRQILIKRVSENYFSVLGADAIAGRTFTLRGPSSGEPVAVLSYSSWQRRFHGDPRVLGQTVLVYGTPFTILGIAPSDFVGTGLPPVPPDLWVPLPMEAMVEPGRNRTAHPEEPRLRLVGRLKAGVRPRQAQAVLTVLVQQFETRALLEPVTSAVKADPPAYFIEPNNPQFRALSFLLLACFSMVLLIACANLANLFLARAAARRKELAVRAALGASRGRLVRQLLTEGVLLGLVAGALALTVAPWLCDFIWLEIQEHIIFRFTDLYVFTFRFTPDIRVLAGTVAVSAMAGILFSILAAVSSSRVDLRDAMQDHVAQWTTGRRWLLVSVRDALIAAQVLFSLVLLINAALLARGMVRGQATLPGLETHHVIDIEFSGMENLGYDGAHAAALREQLAEKLSALPAVTGVAFADHVPLLGAGANTISVAGKAEEHTSDNHISPGFLTVLGIDLVQGRDFTAADLARRASILIVTESTARHLWPDENPLGKIVLTGKTHAPLEVIGVARDACTVVLGRVEPLYLYLPAAPDAPLADVFVRTRGETSSSIPLILGAAASIDKNLPSLASVHGMDDALWFQRLPSKIATLLALGVGSLALLLASVGIYGTIAYAVTQRTREIGIRIALGARPLSVLGLILGRTLKLVGIATGIGLAASALASHALTTLPFGLSSLLLFGLNPQDPLAFAAIAFFLALLALSAAYLSARRATRIDPMEALRYE, from the coding sequence ATGCGATTGGAACACTGGCTGTACACCGTGCCTTTGAGGTTGCGTTCGCTTTTCCGCCGGCGCCAGGTTGAACAGGAGTTGGAGGACGAATTTCGATATCACATCGAGCTGAAAACCGAGGAATACCTTTCGCGGGGCTTGTCCCCTGAAGAGGCGCGCCACGCCGCCCTGCGCGCCATGGGCGGACTGGAACAGCGGAAGGAGGAGTGCCGCGACACGCGCCGGGTCCGGTATCTTGAAGAACTGGTCGTGGATTTCCGGTACGCCGGCCGCTCTCTTCGACACAGCCCAGCCTTCGCCCTCACCACCATCCTGACGCTGGCCGTCGGTGTCATCGGGACGGCGCTGGTCATCACGACCTACAACGCACTCGCCCTGAGGCCGCTTCCCGTTAAAGACCCGAACGGCCTTGTCCTCCTCAAGCGGGAGTTCCGCAAAGGCGGCTCGGGCGAGGCTTTTTCAAACGCAGAGTTCCGGCACCTCAGTGAACACAACTCCGTGTTCGAGGGGGTGGTGGCGGAGGCCGAATATGATACGGTCCTGGCCCAGCTCCCTGACCTCGACCAGGCGATCCACGGAGGCCCCCGGCAGATCCTCATCAAGCGGGTGTCCGAAAATTACTTCTCTGTTCTCGGCGCGGATGCGATAGCAGGCCGAACGTTCACCCTGCGGGGGCCCTCATCCGGAGAACCGGTCGCCGTCCTCAGCTATTCCTCGTGGCAGCGCCGCTTCCATGGGGACCCTCGGGTGCTGGGCCAAACGGTTCTGGTGTATGGCACACCGTTCACGATCCTTGGGATCGCCCCCTCCGATTTTGTTGGAACCGGCCTCCCTCCCGTGCCTCCTGACTTGTGGGTCCCGCTGCCGATGGAGGCGATGGTCGAGCCGGGCCGAAACCGGACCGCGCATCCGGAGGAGCCTCGTTTGAGGCTGGTCGGCCGGCTGAAGGCAGGGGTCCGACCTCGGCAGGCGCAGGCTGTGTTGACGGTCCTGGTGCAGCAGTTCGAGACAAGAGCACTCCTGGAACCCGTCACTTCTGCCGTCAAGGCCGATCCCCCGGCTTACTTCATTGAGCCCAACAACCCTCAATTCCGGGCCCTGTCGTTCCTGCTGCTGGCGTGCTTCAGCATGGTCCTGCTGATTGCGTGCGCTAATCTTGCCAACCTGTTTCTCGCCCGTGCGGCGGCGCGTCGCAAGGAACTGGCTGTGCGCGCAGCGCTGGGGGCAAGTCGGGGCAGGCTGGTGCGACAGCTGCTGACCGAAGGCGTCCTGCTTGGTCTTGTGGCGGGCGCCTTGGCGCTGACGGTGGCTCCATGGTTGTGCGATTTCATCTGGCTGGAGATTCAAGAACACATCATCTTCAGGTTCACCGATCTGTATGTTTTCACGTTTCGCTTCACGCCGGATATTCGGGTGCTCGCGGGGACCGTTGCGGTGTCTGCCATGGCGGGCATCCTCTTCAGCATCTTGGCAGCGGTCTCCTCCTCACGCGTTGATTTGCGGGACGCGATGCAGGATCACGTGGCGCAGTGGACGACGGGCCGGCGCTGGCTGCTCGTCAGCGTGCGCGATGCGCTCATCGCGGCGCAGGTGCTGTTCAGCCTGGTGCTGCTGATCAATGCCGCGTTGCTGGCGCGCGGGATGGTGCGCGGACAGGCCACCCTTCCCGGCCTGGAGACGCACCATGTCATCGACATTGAATTCTCCGGCATGGAGAATCTCGGGTATGACGGCGCGCATGCGGCCGCCTTACGTGAGCAGCTTGCCGAGAAACTGTCTGCGCTTCCGGCGGTGACGGGAGTTGCCTTTGCGGACCACGTGCCCCTGCTGGGCGCCGGCGCCAACACGATCTCGGTCGCTGGAAAGGCCGAGGAGCACACGTCAGATAACCACATTTCGCCCGGGTTTCTTACAGTTCTTGGGATCGACTTGGTTCAGGGGCGCGATTTCACGGCGGCGGACCTGGCCCGGCGTGCATCTATCCTGATCGTCACAGAATCCACGGCGCGGCATTTGTGGCCTGACGAGAATCCCCTGGGGAAGATTGTTTTGACAGGGAAGACGCACGCCCCCCTGGAGGTGATCGGCGTCGCGCGGGACGCCTGCACTGTTGTCTTAGGACGCGTCGAGCCTCTCTATCTCTACCTGCCGGCCGCACCGGATGCGCCCCTCGCCGATGTGTTCGTTCGGACGAGGGGAGAGACCTCTTCCTCCATTCCGCTGATTCTGGGCGCGGCCGCATCCATCGACAAGAACCTCCCGTCGTTGGCCTCGGTGCACGGCATGGATGATGCGCTCTGGTTTCAACGGCTTCCTTCGAAGATTGCCACGTTGTTGGCGCTGGGCGTCGGAAGCCTCGCGCTCCTGCTGGCGAGCGTCGGCATCTATGGCACCATCGCTTACGCCGTCACCCAACGGACCCGTGAGATCGGGATTCGCATCGCCCTGGGCGCCAGACCGCTTTCCGTTCTTGGGTTGATCCTGGGGCGCACCCTGAAGCTGGTGGGCATCGCAACGGGTATCGGCCTGGCCGCCTCGGCCCTGGCCTCGCATGCACTGACAACTCTCCCGTTCGGGCTGAGTTCACTTCTGCTCTTTGGCCTCAACCCGCAGGATCCGCTGGCCTTTGCAGCGATCGCGTTCTTCCTGGCACTGTTAGCGCTGTCCGCCGCCTACTTGTCGGCCCGTCGTGCGACCCGGATCGATCCGATGGAGGCGCTCAGGTATGAGTAG
- a CDS encoding ABC transporter permease, translated as MQNLWQDLRHSVRLIFRNPGFAALAVLVLALGIGANTAIFTLINNLILRPMPLEKPEQLVGCFSKDTQTPNTFRDFSYPNYVDIRDSNGVFSDLTAHSVAIVGITEGDTTRRVISEIVASNYFKTLGVSLWKGRPFTPAEEKPGAGIPVVIVSYDYWRRAGQDPDFVGKSLWINGRAHTVIGIAREGFTGRTMVAASGVWLPLGMYEAAVNDFEGVRRPLADRNHYSVLLVGRMKPGVTSAQADRQLALLSAQLEKTYPQENGHQTIITHRLSRFSISTNPQDESELSGISILLAALAALVLLIACFNLANMMLARGTSRRKEFAVRLALGCGRRRILAQLLTEGFLLSVMGAAVGLLFAVWATRLLVYSLNSISPITILLHTTPDIRVFAAMLGFCLFSTVIFSLGPALKAARPDVVASLKECTGEDADAGRGRRIFSSRNLLVVGQLALSLMLLTVAGLFVRGALKAGHANPGYSLENGVLVELDAGLVGYDEARGRQLYRRIQERLSALPGIESVSAAATVPFGMVSLGRSVLKAEDASRSRAEDRNQVKTVSARFNIIGSDYLRTLAVPLLRGRTFSAGEEEPGANTPVAMIDESLAKTLWPGEDPLGKRIAFQTEDTRKENPMMEVVGVVPTLTDSLLGIKNGPHVYVPFGQAYQSNIHFHLQLSAPSPSAEASLMRDIRREIHLADEHLPILSLKTMRTQLDQSMDMWLFSTGARMFSLLGGLALFLAVVGVYGLKAYTVARRTREIGIRMALGATMHDTLWMVLREGLWLTLIGTGLGLTLALLTGRLLASMLYEVSPMDPVVLVAAPLVLTAVSLLASYIPARRAARVDPMVALRYE; from the coding sequence ATGCAAAATCTATGGCAGGACCTTCGGCACAGTGTTCGTCTGATTTTTCGCAATCCCGGCTTTGCAGCCCTGGCGGTGCTGGTGCTGGCTTTGGGAATCGGGGCCAACACCGCTATCTTCACGTTGATCAACAACCTCATCCTGCGACCGATGCCTCTTGAAAAGCCGGAGCAACTGGTGGGTTGTTTCAGCAAAGACACTCAGACTCCCAACACCTTCCGCGATTTTTCTTATCCCAATTATGTCGACATCCGGGACAGCAACGGGGTATTCAGCGACTTGACCGCCCATTCGGTGGCCATTGTCGGCATCACGGAAGGAGACACCACACGCCGGGTGATTTCGGAGATCGTTGCTTCCAACTACTTCAAGACCCTGGGGGTGAGTCTTTGGAAAGGCCGCCCGTTTACTCCGGCCGAAGAGAAGCCTGGGGCCGGCATCCCCGTGGTCATCGTCAGCTACGATTATTGGCGCCGCGCAGGACAAGACCCGGATTTCGTCGGCAAGAGCCTGTGGATCAATGGCAGGGCCCACACCGTCATCGGCATTGCCCGCGAGGGTTTTACCGGCCGGACGATGGTTGCGGCGTCGGGGGTGTGGCTGCCGCTGGGAATGTATGAGGCCGCCGTGAACGACTTTGAAGGGGTGAGGCGCCCCCTGGCCGATCGCAACCACTACAGCGTGCTTCTGGTGGGACGGATGAAGCCCGGCGTCACCAGCGCCCAGGCTGACCGTCAACTCGCCCTGCTCTCCGCGCAACTCGAAAAGACCTACCCCCAGGAAAATGGACATCAGACCATCATCACGCACCGCCTTAGCCGCTTCTCCATCAGCACCAACCCGCAGGATGAATCCGAATTGAGCGGGATTTCTATCCTGCTGGCAGCCCTGGCCGCCCTGGTCCTCCTGATCGCCTGTTTCAATCTGGCCAACATGATGCTCGCGCGCGGAACCTCCCGGCGAAAGGAATTTGCCGTCCGGCTCGCACTGGGCTGCGGTCGTCGTCGCATCCTCGCCCAGTTGCTCACCGAGGGTTTCCTTCTTTCGGTGATGGGGGCTGCTGTGGGTTTGTTGTTCGCCGTTTGGGCCACCCGTCTTCTGGTGTACTCGCTGAACTCCATCTCCCCCATCACCATTCTCCTCCACACCACCCCCGACATCCGCGTGTTTGCCGCCATGCTCGGATTCTGTCTATTCAGCACCGTCATCTTCAGCCTCGGACCCGCTTTGAAAGCCGCGCGGCCGGATGTGGTGGCTTCTCTCAAAGAGTGCACGGGTGAGGATGCAGACGCGGGACGCGGACGCCGGATTTTTTCATCGCGCAATTTGTTGGTTGTGGGACAGCTCGCTTTATCCTTGATGCTGTTGACCGTCGCGGGACTGTTCGTGCGTGGGGCACTCAAAGCCGGTCACGCGAATCCGGGGTACAGTTTGGAGAACGGCGTTTTGGTTGAGCTCGATGCCGGCCTTGTCGGATACGATGAAGCCCGGGGCCGGCAGCTCTACCGCCGGATCCAGGAAAGATTATCGGCTCTCCCGGGAATCGAATCGGTCAGTGCGGCGGCGACCGTTCCGTTTGGCATGGTTTCATTGGGTCGTAGTGTTTTGAAGGCGGAAGACGCTTCGCGCAGCCGGGCGGAGGATCGCAACCAGGTCAAAACCGTCTCCGCGCGCTTCAACATCATTGGAAGCGATTATCTTCGTACCCTGGCCGTGCCCCTGCTCCGGGGGAGAACCTTCAGTGCGGGGGAAGAAGAACCGGGAGCAAACACACCGGTCGCTATGATTGACGAGTCGCTCGCGAAGACACTCTGGCCGGGAGAGGATCCGCTCGGCAAGCGCATCGCCTTCCAGACCGAGGACACCCGAAAAGAGAACCCCATGATGGAGGTGGTGGGCGTGGTGCCCACGCTGACAGATTCCTTATTGGGCATCAAAAACGGTCCGCATGTCTATGTTCCTTTCGGACAGGCCTACCAGTCCAACATTCATTTCCACCTCCAATTGTCGGCGCCCAGCCCGAGTGCCGAGGCTTCCCTCATGCGCGACATTCGGCGCGAAATCCACCTGGCGGACGAGCATCTTCCGATCCTGAGTTTGAAAACGATGCGCACCCAGCTGGATCAGAGCATGGACATGTGGCTGTTCAGCACAGGAGCGAGAATGTTCTCGTTGCTGGGTGGACTGGCCCTGTTTCTGGCCGTCGTGGGAGTCTATGGCCTGAAGGCCTATACCGTGGCGCGCCGCACGCGTGAAATTGGCATTCGAATGGCGCTGGGCGCGACCATGCATGACACCCTATGGATGGTACTCAGAGAAGGGCTGTGGTTGACCTTGATCGGTACCGGACTGGGTTTGACACTGGCCCTGTTGACCGGACGTCTCCTCGCCAGCATGCTCTATGAGGTGAGTCCGATGGATCCCGTCGTTCTTGTGGCCGCGCCACTCGTTCTGACCGCCGTGTCCCTGCTGGCGTCTTACATCCCGGCCCGACGCGCCGCCCGCGTCGACCCGATGGTGGCCCTGCGGTATGAGTAG
- a CDS encoding ABC transporter permease, protein MMRKNPGFTAVAILTLALGIGVNTAMFSVVRAVLLQALPFKNPEKIVMLWMRFTGIGIPKDRNWVSAPEFTDLRQYSTSFSGIAAISGVSLNISGGDRPEHVSGAAVSASFFPVLGVQPSLGRAFRAEEETPGRDNVAIVSHGLWQRLFGSEVNLSGITLNVNGRSFQIVGVMPQGFSFPEKVEMWTPLAFSPADLSADSRGSHGLLAIARIRDGISMETAQADMQLVSQRIIAGAPNYPYQRFGFRVIMNPLLEEMVGDIRPALLILMGAVAFVLLIACSNVANLLLAKAATREREIAIRTALGAGRRRLVRQLLAESVLLSLCGALVGLLLAVWSLRVLAHQAVSVLPGIGQARLNLPVLGFTLAVAVITGILFGLWPALHASSGFTHEALKEGGRTGTLGRGRQRLRGALVVAEVALSLVLLAGAGLLIRSFLRLLRVDPGFRPENVLTLNVSLPDTRYSDPVKIRNFYRELTRRVNGLPGVESAGAIGALPLSGQGSSGTTTIDTDAVSADRRTPEADFRPVTPGLFRALGIDLVRGRYFDERDSETASPVAIIDESMAKAFWPDQDPIGKRLHRGGLRSKAPWMTVVGMVRHVQYQSLESSTRVQVYWPEAQNPWPDLSLAIRAAKDPRGLVSAVEQQALAIDPEEPVYAVRTMDELVAASMAQRRLAMLLLSLFAALALVLAAVGIYGVITYTVEQQTRELGIRMALGAGRFVLLRMVLGHSLVLILGGVGLGLVGSLLFTRLMRGLLFNISASDPATFALVAVTLLGVGLVAGYVPAYRATLVDPIEALRQE, encoded by the coding sequence ATGATGCGCAAGAACCCGGGTTTTACCGCCGTGGCGATTTTGACCCTGGCGCTGGGCATCGGCGTGAATACGGCGATGTTCAGTGTAGTTCGGGCTGTGCTGCTCCAGGCGCTCCCATTTAAGAACCCTGAAAAAATCGTCATGTTATGGATGCGCTTTACCGGAATCGGGATTCCGAAAGATCGCAATTGGGTTTCCGCTCCGGAGTTTACGGACTTGCGTCAATACTCGACCTCTTTTTCGGGGATCGCTGCGATCAGCGGCGTCAGCCTCAACATCAGTGGCGGGGATCGCCCGGAGCATGTCAGTGGAGCCGCCGTCTCCGCGAGCTTTTTCCCGGTCCTGGGTGTGCAGCCGAGCTTGGGACGCGCCTTCCGTGCGGAGGAGGAAACGCCTGGCCGTGACAATGTCGCCATCGTCAGTCACGGCTTGTGGCAGCGACTGTTCGGCTCGGAGGTCAACCTCTCTGGGATAACGCTCAATGTGAATGGCCGAAGCTTTCAGATTGTGGGCGTCATGCCCCAGGGCTTCAGTTTCCCGGAAAAAGTGGAGATGTGGACGCCCCTGGCGTTCAGTCCTGCAGACCTCTCGGCGGACAGCAGAGGGAGCCACGGCCTGTTGGCCATCGCAAGAATCCGCGACGGCATCTCGATGGAAACTGCCCAAGCGGACATGCAACTGGTCTCGCAGCGGATCATTGCGGGGGCGCCGAACTACCCGTATCAGCGGTTCGGCTTCCGGGTGATCATGAATCCGTTGCTCGAGGAAATGGTGGGTGACATTCGCCCGGCGCTGCTGATTCTGATGGGTGCGGTCGCATTCGTGTTGCTGATTGCCTGTTCGAACGTGGCTAACCTGCTCCTGGCCAAAGCGGCGACCCGTGAGCGGGAGATCGCCATCCGGACGGCCCTGGGGGCGGGCAGGCGCCGCCTGGTAAGGCAACTTCTGGCTGAAAGCGTCCTGTTGTCTCTGTGTGGCGCCCTGGTGGGACTGCTGCTGGCCGTGTGGTCCCTGCGGGTTCTTGCTCACCAGGCTGTGAGCGTGCTGCCGGGAATAGGGCAGGCAAGGCTCAATCTTCCGGTTCTGGGTTTCACCCTGGCGGTGGCGGTGATCACCGGGATCCTTTTCGGGTTGTGGCCCGCGCTGCACGCATCATCCGGTTTCACTCATGAAGCCCTGAAAGAAGGCGGACGGACCGGCACCCTGGGAAGAGGGCGTCAGCGCTTGCGCGGCGCGCTTGTGGTGGCTGAAGTGGCGCTGTCGCTGGTGTTGTTGGCCGGCGCGGGCCTTTTGATCCGGAGTTTCTTGCGCCTGCTGCGGGTGGATCCCGGGTTCCGTCCGGAAAATGTGTTGACCTTGAACGTCTCGCTGCCGGACACGCGCTACAGCGACCCGGTGAAGATTCGCAATTTTTATCGCGAACTCACGCGCCGCGTGAATGGGCTGCCGGGAGTGGAGTCGGCCGGAGCGATCGGGGCACTCCCTCTCAGTGGTCAAGGCAGCTCCGGAACAACGACCATCGACACTGACGCCGTGTCTGCGGATCGCCGGACACCGGAAGCGGACTTCCGGCCCGTAACACCCGGTTTGTTTCGGGCCCTCGGCATCGACCTCGTCCGTGGACGCTATTTTGACGAGCGGGATTCGGAGACCGCCAGCCCGGTGGCCATCATTGATGAGTCCATGGCCAAGGCCTTCTGGCCGGATCAGGACCCCATTGGCAAGCGTCTCCACCGCGGCGGGCTGCGTTCCAAGGCTCCATGGATGACCGTTGTCGGAATGGTCCGCCACGTCCAGTACCAGAGCCTTGAATCCTCGACGCGCGTGCAAGTGTACTGGCCGGAGGCGCAGAACCCCTGGCCCGATCTCAGCCTGGCCATTCGAGCCGCAAAGGATCCGCGCGGCCTGGTGAGTGCAGTGGAACAACAGGCGCTGGCCATCGATCCTGAAGAGCCGGTCTATGCGGTGCGTACGATGGACGAACTCGTGGCGGCTTCCATGGCCCAGCGGCGGCTCGCCATGCTGTTGCTTTCACTCTTTGCCGCTCTCGCGCTGGTGTTGGCCGCCGTGGGGATTTACGGGGTGATCACTTATACGGTGGAACAGCAAACCCGGGAGTTGGGGATCCGCATGGCCTTGGGCGCGGGCCGTTTCGTGTTGCTGCGCATGGTTCTTGGACACAGCCTGGTGCTGATCCTGGGGGGCGTGGGTCTGGGGCTCGTCGGCAGTCTTCTCTTCACCCGGCTCATGAGGGGCCTGTTGTTCAACATCAGTGCCTCTGATCCGGCGACGTTTGCATTGGTCGCCGTCACCTTGCTTGGCGTGGGTCTCGTGGCCGGGTACGTCCCCGCTTATCGAGCGACGTTGGTTGATCCTATTGAAGCCCTCCGCCAGGAGTGA
- a CDS encoding PadR family transcriptional regulator: MSKPPDLVQGTLDLLLLKILALEPLNGFAISQRLKQVSRDVLQVSDGSLYPALHKLEQEGWIKSEWKASENNRRAKYYFLTRLGRRQLEKEAHHWNRLSAAISLVVKLKQA; encoded by the coding sequence ATGAGCAAACCACCTGATTTGGTACAAGGCACCCTGGACCTGCTTCTCTTGAAGATCCTCGCCCTGGAGCCGCTCAACGGGTTTGCAATCAGCCAGCGTCTCAAGCAGGTGTCGCGCGACGTCCTGCAGGTGAGCGATGGCTCTCTTTATCCGGCCCTGCATAAACTGGAGCAGGAGGGCTGGATCAAATCCGAGTGGAAGGCAAGCGAGAACAACCGTCGCGCCAAGTATTATTTCCTCACCCGGCTCGGCCGGAGACAGCTCGAAAAGGAAGCGCACCATTGGAACCGCCTCTCGGCCGCCATCTCGCTGGTCGTGAAACTGAAGCAGGCGTAA
- a CDS encoding helix-turn-helix domain-containing protein translates to MKFELVLRALANRRRLQILEWLKEPVANFPPQRDGDLVKDGVCGVLIAQKLGVSQPTASEHLKILSHAGFLKSKRIKQWTFYRRHEAAIQGIKRQLSSKV, encoded by the coding sequence ATGAAATTTGAACTCGTCCTGCGAGCCCTGGCAAACCGGCGACGGCTCCAGATCCTCGAATGGCTCAAGGAACCGGTGGCGAATTTTCCTCCCCAGAGGGATGGCGATCTGGTGAAGGACGGGGTGTGCGGTGTCCTGATTGCGCAAAAGCTCGGCGTGAGCCAGCCCACCGCGAGTGAGCATCTGAAGATCCTGTCGCACGCCGGCTTTCTCAAGTCCAAGCGGATCAAGCAGTGGACATTCTACCGCCGCCACGAGGCCGCCATCCAGGGCATCAAACGCCAGCTTTCCTCCAAGGTCTAG